In a single window of the Rhodoferax saidenbachensis genome:
- a CDS encoding methyl-accepting chemotaxis protein: MSVVDQLKNLFSKKPSESELDSRLSLAMPDGSSDMAEVETVQVAQMPAAERSGDAKDALADVPAERGEQIAIPGLGTRTVVEHQRTLSVLLGASLLLLAGVTFYTLGQSDKVAQQLGALGQSLMQSQRLAKSVSQALVGSAQAFPDVSESTSVLAKTTRGLMSGNDELRLSALDDSYRPELDKVMPLVDRAEKSAKVVMGQEKILTQISSALRLINRQSSDLLEIAETISSLKLQQNAPAVEISAVGQLVMLTQRIGKSSNEFLTADGVSPEAVFLLGKDLNTFKEISQGLLNGSPELRLSPVKDAATREQLEALIQMYEETRVQAGAILSNLQGLVSAREAQGAIIADSEPLRRNLEELQGKLSSQTGIGGGSLAVLVAAALLALACAGGLSYVQLQDSRKRQVNAEDQRLEAERQEQEAKRVNDANQAAILRLMNELQTVAEGDLTQEATVTEDITGAIADSVNYTVEELRSLVANVQNTASRVAQTTADVDATSTELLAASNEQLHEIRETGKSVVDMAGRINDVSAQAQESARVARQSLQAAETGLKAVQNAIGGMNSIRDQIQETSKRIKRLGESSQEIGEITELISDITEQTNVLALNAAIQAASAGEAGRGFSVVAEEVQRLAERSADATRQISALVKAIQTDTQDAIGAMERSTQGVVEGAKLSDNAGTALSEIDRVSRRVADLIEQISSSASREAGLANEVADNIQHIFAVTEQTGEGTRVTANQVRELSRMAEELRQSVSRFKIA, from the coding sequence ATGTCCGTCGTTGATCAACTGAAAAACCTGTTCTCCAAAAAGCCGTCTGAATCCGAGCTGGATTCACGCCTGAGCCTGGCCATGCCCGATGGTTCCAGTGACATGGCCGAGGTTGAAACGGTGCAAGTCGCGCAGATGCCAGCGGCGGAGCGCAGTGGAGATGCGAAAGACGCTTTGGCGGATGTGCCCGCAGAGCGCGGTGAGCAGATCGCAATCCCGGGCCTGGGTACCCGCACGGTGGTGGAGCACCAGCGTACGTTGTCTGTGTTGCTCGGTGCATCCCTGCTTCTGTTGGCTGGTGTGACGTTTTATACGCTGGGTCAGTCGGATAAAGTGGCACAGCAGCTTGGCGCGTTGGGCCAGTCCCTGATGCAGTCGCAACGTTTGGCCAAGTCGGTTTCGCAAGCTTTGGTGGGGAGTGCGCAGGCCTTCCCCGACGTGTCGGAAAGTACCAGCGTTTTGGCCAAAACCACGCGTGGTCTGATGTCGGGCAACGACGAGCTGCGCTTGAGCGCGCTCGATGACAGCTACCGGCCGGAACTCGACAAGGTCATGCCTTTGGTGGACCGTGCCGAAAAAAGTGCCAAGGTGGTGATGGGGCAGGAAAAAATTCTCACCCAGATCAGTTCGGCCCTGCGCCTGATTAACCGCCAGTCTTCGGATTTGCTGGAAATCGCCGAAACCATTTCCTCGCTGAAGCTGCAGCAGAACGCGCCAGCCGTGGAAATTTCTGCAGTGGGCCAACTGGTGATGTTGACCCAGCGTATTGGCAAATCGTCCAATGAGTTTTTGACGGCAGATGGCGTTAGCCCCGAAGCCGTGTTCCTGTTGGGTAAGGATTTGAATACCTTCAAGGAAATTTCCCAAGGGTTGCTGAATGGCAGCCCCGAGTTGCGCCTGAGCCCCGTCAAAGACGCCGCTACCCGTGAGCAACTCGAAGCCCTGATCCAGATGTATGAGGAGACCCGTGTACAGGCGGGCGCGATTTTGAGCAACTTGCAGGGCTTGGTGTCTGCGCGTGAAGCGCAGGGCGCCATCATTGCCGACAGCGAGCCGCTGCGCCGCAATCTGGAAGAGCTGCAGGGCAAGCTGTCCAGCCAAACCGGTATCGGTGGCGGTTCCTTGGCCGTATTGGTGGCCGCTGCGTTGCTGGCATTGGCTTGCGCGGGTGGTTTGTCCTACGTGCAGCTGCAAGACAGCCGCAAGCGCCAGGTGAACGCGGAAGACCAGCGTCTGGAAGCCGAGCGCCAGGAGCAGGAAGCCAAACGTGTGAATGATGCCAACCAGGCCGCCATTTTGCGGTTGATGAACGAATTGCAAACGGTTGCGGAGGGTGATTTGACCCAGGAAGCCACGGTGACCGAAGACATTACCGGCGCTATCGCCGACTCGGTGAACTACACGGTGGAAGAGTTGCGCTCGCTGGTGGCCAACGTACAGAACACAGCGTCCCGCGTGGCGCAGACCACGGCCGACGTGGACGCCACATCGACTGAATTGCTGGCTGCCTCCAATGAGCAACTGCACGAGATTCGCGAGACCGGCAAGTCGGTTGTGGACATGGCCGGACGTATTAATGACGTGTCCGCCCAGGCCCAGGAATCGGCCCGTGTGGCGCGCCAGTCCTTGCAGGCTGCGGAAACCGGTCTCAAGGCGGTGCAAAACGCCATCGGCGGTATGAACTCCATCCGTGACCAGATCCAGGAAACCTCCAAGCGCATCAAGCGGCTTGGCGAGTCTTCGCAGGAGATTGGTGAAATTACCGAACTGATTTCTGATATTACCGAGCAGACCAACGTGCTGGCCTTGAATGCAGCCATTCAGGCGGCGTCTGCCGGAGAAGCCGGTCGCGGCTTCTCGGTGGTGGCGGAAGAAGTGCAGCGTCTGGCGGAGCGTTCTGCCGATGCGACGCGCCAGATTTCGGCGCTGGTGAAGGCCATTCAAACGGATACGCAGGATGCCATCGGCGCTATGGAACGTTCCACCCAGGGTGTGGTGGAAGGAGCCAAGCTGTCCGATAACGCAGGTACCGCCCTGTCGGAAATTGACCGTGTGTCACGCCGGGTGGCCGATCTGATTGAGCAGATTTCCAGCTCCGCATCGCGCGAAGCCGGTTTGGCCAATGAAGTGGCCGACAACATCCAGCACATTTTTGCGGTGACGGAGCAAACCGGTGAAGGTACGCGTGTCACTGCCAACCAGGTGCGTGAGTTGTCACGCATGGCGGAAGAATTGCGGCAGTCGGTATCCCGTTTCAAAATTGCCTGA
- a CDS encoding chemotaxis protein CheW produces MANREALRELQARLASRLQAARTEGMSVAWLAVRAGGRNYLFPLGQSGEIFPLANLQSVPYARAWFRGVLNIRGGLFGVVDLAAYVAEDGIARNEPASTEPSVVTLNAALDVNCALQVDGLLGLRGADAFSSSSAAEASAPAYFGNRFVDAAGEHWQEVNLRTLSQTSQFLSISA; encoded by the coding sequence ATGGCCAACCGAGAAGCACTCAGAGAACTCCAGGCTCGACTGGCCAGCCGCTTGCAGGCGGCCCGCACCGAGGGTATGTCCGTTGCATGGCTTGCCGTGCGTGCCGGCGGGCGCAACTATCTTTTTCCGCTGGGCCAGTCCGGTGAAATTTTCCCGCTGGCCAACCTGCAGTCCGTGCCGTATGCGCGGGCGTGGTTTCGCGGTGTATTGAATATCCGGGGCGGTTTGTTTGGGGTGGTGGATCTGGCGGCCTATGTGGCTGAAGACGGCATTGCCCGCAACGAACCGGCCTCCACAGAGCCCAGCGTGGTGACGCTGAACGCGGCACTGGACGTGAACTGCGCTCTGCAGGTCGATGGCCTGCTGGGCCTGCGCGGCGCAGATGCCTTCAGTTCATCCTCCGCGGCTGAGGCCTCTGCCCCCGCTTATTTTGGCAACCGATTTGTTGATGCTGCGGGGGAGCATTGGCAAGAAGTCAATCTGCGTACCCTGTCCCAAACCTCCCAATTTTTGAGCATTAGCGCTTAG
- a CDS encoding response regulator: MSITKVLIVDDSKTELMFLTDLLQKNGYSVRTAENADDAFKRLGEDKPDLILMDVVMPGQNGFQLTRSINRTPEYTDIPIIICTSKSLETDRVWGMRQGARDYITKPVDAAELFAKIKALG; the protein is encoded by the coding sequence ATGTCCATAACCAAAGTATTGATCGTTGATGACTCGAAGACCGAGTTGATGTTTCTGACGGATTTGCTCCAGAAAAACGGCTACAGCGTGCGCACCGCTGAAAATGCAGACGACGCTTTCAAGCGCCTGGGCGAAGACAAGCCCGACCTGATCCTGATGGACGTGGTCATGCCAGGCCAGAACGGGTTCCAGTTGACCCGTTCCATCAACCGTACGCCCGAGTACACCGACATTCCCATCATCATCTGCACCAGCAAGAGTTTGGAGACCGACCGGGTGTGGGGCATGCGCCAGGGTGCACGCGACTACATCACCAAGCCGGTGGACGCTGCCGAGCTGTTTGCCAAGATCAAGGCGCTGGGTTGA
- a CDS encoding response regulator: protein MSTPGSTFKVLVIDDSNTIRRSAEIFLKQGGHEVMLAEDGFDALAKVNDYQPHLIFCDILMPRLDGYQTCAIIKRNAKFSAVPVIMLSSKDGVFDKARGRMVGAQDYLTKPFTKDQLLQAVQQFGAVLQGAT from the coding sequence GTGAGTACCCCCGGATCAACTTTCAAAGTCCTGGTTATCGACGACAGCAACACCATTCGGCGCAGCGCCGAAATCTTCCTCAAGCAGGGAGGTCACGAGGTGATGCTGGCCGAAGACGGCTTCGATGCGCTGGCCAAGGTCAATGACTACCAGCCGCACCTGATTTTCTGTGACATCCTGATGCCCCGTCTGGATGGCTACCAGACTTGCGCCATCATCAAACGCAATGCCAAGTTTTCCGCCGTGCCGGTGATCATGCTGTCCAGCAAGGACGGCGTTTTTGACAAGGCCCGCGGCCGCATGGTGGGCGCGCAGGACTATTTGACCAAACCTTTTACCAAAGACCAGTTGTTGCAGGCAGTGCAGCAGTTCGGCGCTGTTTTGCAAGGAGCTACCTGA
- a CDS encoding rubredoxin, producing the protein MCLICGWIYDEATGAPDHGIAPGTLWADVPMNWTCPECGARKEDFEMVQI; encoded by the coding sequence ATGTGTCTGATTTGCGGTTGGATCTATGACGAGGCCACTGGTGCCCCCGATCATGGAATCGCTCCCGGTACCTTGTGGGCCGATGTGCCCATGAACTGGACGTGCCCCGAATGCGGCGCGCGCAAGGAAGATTTTGAAATGGTTCAAATTTGA
- the thiD gene encoding bifunctional hydroxymethylpyrimidine kinase/phosphomethylpyrimidine kinase, translating to MQASNTPTPETEEDADDTVSACVMVFNANDPSGAGGITADLTAIASVGAHALPVVTGAYARDTTEVVDHFAFDDEAVTEQARTILEDVPAQVFKVGFVGTPENLSAIAELASDYADVPLVAYMPDLSWWEEDQIDLYLDACNELLLPQTTVLVGNHSTLSRWLLPDWTSERSPTARDIAKAAHEFGVPYTLVTGIPLPDQFIDNVLCSPTAVLCSNKFERFEAVFAGAGDTLSAALAALIATGSELSEAATEALGYLDRCLESGFRPGMGQVIPDRLFWAHDDDDEEPPESAFEISPNDTRH from the coding sequence ATGCAGGCATCCAACACCCCCACCCCAGAAACCGAAGAAGACGCCGATGACACCGTCTCCGCATGTGTCATGGTGTTCAACGCCAACGACCCCAGCGGTGCAGGCGGAATCACTGCAGACCTGACGGCCATCGCGTCGGTCGGCGCCCATGCACTGCCGGTGGTTACCGGCGCGTATGCCCGCGACACCACCGAGGTGGTGGACCATTTCGCCTTTGACGATGAGGCTGTGACCGAGCAGGCACGCACCATTCTGGAAGACGTGCCGGCCCAGGTTTTCAAGGTCGGGTTTGTCGGCACCCCGGAGAATCTGAGCGCCATCGCCGAGCTGGCTTCGGACTACGCCGATGTGCCGCTGGTGGCCTACATGCCCGATCTCTCGTGGTGGGAAGAAGACCAGATCGACCTGTACCTGGACGCCTGCAACGAGCTACTTTTGCCCCAGACAACGGTGTTGGTTGGAAACCACAGCACACTCTCTCGCTGGCTCCTGCCGGACTGGACTTCCGAGCGCAGCCCCACGGCACGCGACATCGCCAAGGCCGCCCACGAGTTTGGCGTGCCCTACACCCTGGTCACCGGCATCCCCCTGCCCGATCAATTCATCGACAACGTGTTGTGCTCCCCCACCGCGGTGTTGTGCAGCAACAAATTCGAACGCTTCGAAGCCGTGTTTGCCGGCGCAGGCGACACGCTGAGTGCGGCACTGGCCGCGCTGATTGCCACCGGCAGCGAGCTGTCCGAAGCCGCCACCGAAGCCCTGGGCTACCTGGACCGTTGCCTGGAAAGCGGTTTCCGCCCTGGCATGGGCCAGGTCATCCCTGACCGCCTGTTCTGGGCGCACGATGACGACGACGAAGAGCCTCCCGAATCCGCATTTGAAATCTCGCCCAATGACACTCGCCACTGA
- the hemL gene encoding glutamate-1-semialdehyde 2,1-aminomutase produces MTLATDSTIDRNQQLFDRARQVIPGGVNSPVRAFKAVGGTPRFIQRAQGAYFWDANGKRYIDYIGSWGPMILGHGHPAVVEAVQKAVLEGFSFGAPTEREVELAEAILERVPSMDMVRLVSSGTEAGMSAIRLARGATGRSKILKFEGCYHGHADALLVKAGSGLATFGNPTSAGVPPEVVQHTLVLEYNNIQQLEEAFALHGKELACLMIEPIAGNMNFVRASVPFMRRCRELCTQYGALFVFDEVMTGLRVALGSAQSVYARSIPGFEPDMTVLGKVIGGGMPLAAFGGKRAVMEQLAPLGPVYQAGTLSGNPVATACGLATLKEIGKPGFYEELGRKAQLLISGLQGAADKAGVDFCGDSEGGMFGFFLFKELPQNYAKVMTTDNARFNTLFHGLLDRGVYIAPALYEAGFMSAAHTDADIAETAAAAADVFKLLSK; encoded by the coding sequence ATGACACTCGCCACTGATTCCACTATCGACCGCAACCAGCAACTCTTTGATCGCGCCCGCCAGGTCATTCCCGGCGGCGTCAACTCGCCGGTGCGCGCCTTCAAGGCCGTCGGAGGAACGCCCCGTTTTATCCAGCGGGCCCAGGGCGCCTACTTCTGGGACGCCAACGGCAAACGCTACATCGACTACATCGGCTCCTGGGGCCCCATGATCCTGGGCCATGGCCATCCGGCGGTGGTGGAAGCCGTGCAAAAGGCCGTGCTCGAAGGCTTCTCTTTCGGCGCCCCCACCGAACGCGAAGTGGAACTGGCCGAAGCGATTCTGGAGCGCGTGCCCAGCATGGACATGGTGCGCCTGGTCAGCAGCGGCACCGAAGCCGGCATGAGCGCCATCCGCCTGGCGCGCGGCGCCACGGGCCGCAGCAAGATTTTGAAATTTGAAGGCTGTTACCACGGCCATGCAGACGCGCTGCTGGTTAAAGCTGGCTCGGGTCTGGCCACCTTTGGCAACCCCACCAGCGCCGGCGTGCCGCCCGAGGTCGTGCAGCACACGCTGGTACTCGAATACAACAACATCCAGCAACTGGAAGAAGCTTTCGCGCTGCACGGCAAGGAACTGGCCTGCCTGATGATCGAGCCGATTGCCGGCAACATGAACTTCGTGCGCGCCAGCGTGCCCTTCATGCGGCGCTGCCGCGAGCTGTGCACGCAGTACGGCGCGTTGTTTGTGTTTGACGAGGTGATGACCGGCCTGCGCGTGGCGCTGGGCAGCGCACAGAGCGTCTACGCCCGCAGCATCCCCGGTTTTGAGCCCGACATGACGGTGCTGGGCAAAGTCATTGGCGGTGGCATGCCGCTGGCGGCTTTTGGCGGCAAGCGCGCCGTGATGGAGCAGCTCGCGCCACTGGGCCCGGTGTACCAGGCCGGCACCCTGTCAGGCAACCCGGTGGCCACCGCTTGCGGGCTGGCCACGCTGAAGGAAATTGGCAAACCCGGCTTCTACGAAGAGCTGGGCCGCAAGGCCCAGTTGCTGATCAGCGGCCTGCAAGGCGCGGCTGATAAAGCGGGTGTGGATTTCTGTGGGGACAGCGAAGGCGGCATGTTCGGCTTCTTCCTGTTCAAGGAATTGCCGCAAAACTACGCCAAGGTGATGACCACCGACAACGCCCGTTTCAACACCCTGTTCCACGGCCTGCTGGACCGCGGCGTCTACATCGCCCCGGCGCTGTACGAAGCCGGCTTCATGAGCGCAGCGCACACCGATGCGGACATTGCAGAGACCGCGGCGGCGGCGGCGGACGTGTTCAAATTGCTATCAAAATAG
- a CDS encoding SIS domain-containing protein, with the protein MKHHIESSLQEASSALAALLANPAALATVEQAAQLLIATFEKQGRVYSCGNGGSMCDAMHFAEELTGRYRKDRKALGATAISDAGHLTCVGNDHGYDNVFARYIEGHGRPGDCLVALSTSGTSKNVIKAAEAAKALGMKVIILSGKRSEKLEPLSDVYVCTPGGKYADRVQELHIKVLHILIELIERHFFPENYVGE; encoded by the coding sequence ATGAAACACCATATCGAATCGAGCCTGCAAGAGGCGTCCTCCGCACTGGCCGCCTTGCTGGCCAACCCGGCCGCACTGGCCACCGTGGAGCAAGCAGCGCAGTTGCTGATTGCCACGTTTGAAAAGCAGGGGCGCGTGTACTCCTGCGGTAACGGTGGCTCCATGTGTGATGCGATGCACTTTGCCGAAGAGTTGACCGGCCGCTACCGCAAGGACCGCAAGGCGCTGGGGGCTACCGCCATCAGCGACGCCGGACACCTGACCTGTGTCGGCAACGACCACGGGTATGACAACGTGTTTGCCCGCTACATCGAAGGCCATGGCCGCCCCGGCGATTGCCTGGTGGCCCTGAGCACCAGCGGCACCAGCAAAAACGTGATCAAGGCCGCCGAGGCCGCCAAGGCGCTGGGCATGAAAGTCATCATCCTCAGCGGCAAACGCAGCGAAAAACTGGAGCCGCTCAGCGACGTTTATGTGTGCACGCCCGGCGGCAAATACGCAGACCGTGTGCAGGAGCTGCACATCAAGGTGCTGCACATCCTGATCGAGCTGATCGAACGTCACTTTTTTCCCGAGAACTACGTGGGCGAGTGA
- a CDS encoding YccF domain-containing protein has translation MRTIGNIFWFIFGGFLMGAGWWLAGAIAAITIVGLPWAKACFVIGQFAFLPFGKEAVSRKDLTQQDDIGTGALGLVGNVIWFVLAGWWLAIGHLVSALACFVTIIGIPFGIQHVKLALIALAPIGKTIVSK, from the coding sequence ATGCGCACCATCGGCAATATTTTCTGGTTTATCTTTGGCGGCTTCCTGATGGGCGCCGGTTGGTGGCTGGCCGGTGCAATCGCCGCCATCACCATCGTGGGCTTGCCGTGGGCCAAGGCGTGTTTTGTGATTGGGCAGTTTGCGTTTCTGCCGTTCGGCAAAGAGGCTGTGAGCCGCAAGGACCTGACGCAACAAGATGACATTGGCACGGGCGCTTTGGGGCTGGTGGGCAATGTGATCTGGTTTGTGTTGGCAGGTTGGTGGCTGGCCATCGGGCATTTGGTGTCGGCGCTGGCCTGTTTTGTCACCATCATTGGCATCCCGTTTGGTATTCAGCACGTCAAACTGGCGCTGATTGCACTGGCCCCGATCGGCAAGACCATAGTTTCCAAATAG
- a CDS encoding transglutaminase family protein, producing MPAQVASTCTMYFQAQHPSGEHPQPPFPRPLTGLQIRVGFEMEYECPAPTPMILALNIHYSRSGDLVYPDHLMTYPSVPVTVYRDLFGNWCSRLVAPQGKFVMRADTRVYDSGLPDVVAYDAMQVPVEYLPESTLVYLLGSRYVETDQLADIAWSHFGGGPTGWARVQAICDFVHQHITFGYQHARRTRTAWEAYREGQGVCRDYAHLAIAFCRCMNIPARYCTGYLGDIRIPQVPAPMDFAGWFEAYLGDRWYTFDARNNTPRIGRVLMARGRDACDVALISTFGPNTLKRFEVWADEVNAL from the coding sequence TTGCCGGCGCAGGTTGCCTCCACCTGCACCATGTACTTTCAGGCGCAACACCCGTCGGGCGAACACCCGCAGCCCCCTTTTCCGCGGCCGCTCACAGGCCTGCAGATCCGGGTGGGGTTTGAGATGGAGTACGAATGCCCCGCTCCGACGCCGATGATTCTGGCGTTGAACATCCATTACTCGCGCTCGGGCGACCTGGTCTATCCGGACCATCTGATGACGTATCCCTCGGTGCCGGTGACGGTCTACCGTGACTTGTTTGGCAACTGGTGTAGCCGCCTCGTTGCACCCCAGGGCAAGTTCGTGATGCGCGCTGATACGCGGGTCTACGACAGTGGTTTGCCCGATGTGGTGGCCTATGACGCCATGCAGGTGCCGGTGGAGTACCTGCCGGAGTCCACGCTGGTCTACCTGCTGGGCAGCCGGTATGTGGAGACCGATCAGCTGGCGGATATTGCCTGGTCGCACTTTGGCGGCGGCCCCACCGGCTGGGCGAGGGTGCAGGCGATTTGCGACTTTGTGCACCAACACATCACGTTTGGCTACCAGCACGCCCGACGCACACGCACCGCATGGGAGGCCTACCGCGAAGGCCAGGGCGTGTGCCGCGACTACGCCCACCTGGCGATTGCTTTTTGCCGCTGCATGAACATACCGGCGCGCTATTGCACCGGTTACCTGGGTGATATCCGCATCCCGCAGGTGCCCGCACCCATGGACTTTGCTGGCTGGTTCGAGGCCTACCTGGGGGACCGTTGGTACACCTTTGATGCGCGTAACAACACGCCCCGCATTGGCCGTGTACTCATGGCCAGGGGCCGCGATGCCTGCGATGTGGCACTGATCAGCACGTTTGGGCCCAACACCTTGAAGCGGTTTGAAGTGTGGGCAGATGAAGTGAACGCCCTCTGA
- a CDS encoding substrate-binding periplasmic protein, with product MSVLVESSWADDEKLNIVTEEWAPYNYSENGSLKGFSVDIARAIAKDLKADIEIQIFPSMRAKLMLEGNPRTMMITMLRTAEREEKYKWVGPLVDSSIYFYKKKGDPLVISTLEDAKKVHSICTRQAGLVFDRLVAAGFSNLNPSAAKGSSIYKMLINGRCDLAISDSPLGVIHVLKQMNYSLEAVVRTPVKFVELPAYIACSKDIPDAEITRWQKALDKIKVSDAYKAMIRDISDK from the coding sequence TTGTCCGTCTTGGTTGAATCCTCTTGGGCGGATGATGAGAAGTTGAACATCGTCACGGAGGAGTGGGCTCCGTATAACTATAGTGAAAATGGTTCTCTGAAGGGATTTTCGGTAGACATTGCCAGGGCGATCGCCAAAGATCTAAAGGCCGACATCGAAATTCAAATTTTTCCGAGCATGCGCGCGAAGTTAATGCTGGAAGGCAACCCAAGAACCATGATGATCACGATGCTGAGAACCGCTGAACGTGAGGAAAAGTACAAATGGGTTGGCCCGCTGGTTGATAGCTCGATATATTTCTATAAAAAGAAAGGCGATCCTCTGGTAATTTCGACGCTCGAGGATGCGAAGAAAGTCCACTCAATTTGCACTCGACAAGCTGGATTGGTATTTGACCGTCTCGTGGCGGCCGGGTTTTCCAACCTCAACCCATCTGCAGCCAAAGGTTCGTCTATCTACAAAATGTTGATAAACGGCCGGTGCGACTTGGCTATTAGCGATTCACCTTTGGGTGTGATACATGTACTGAAGCAAATGAATTACTCGCTTGAAGCCGTGGTTCGAACTCCAGTTAAGTTTGTCGAATTACCGGCCTATATTGCTTGCAGCAAAGACATTCCTGATGCGGAAATCACGCGTTGGCAGAAGGCACTAGACAAAATTAAAGTTTCTGACGCCTATAAGGCCATGATCAGAGATATTTCCGATAAATAG
- a CDS encoding Bug family tripartite tricarboxylate transporter substrate binding protein: MLASKILSAGVALLLAASGVWAQSSNKPIRLIVPYPAGGPLDITARVLAEMVKDSLGTVVVDNRAGAGGNIGADAVAKAAPDGYTIGIAATATHAVNPWLFAKMPYNAATDFAGITQMVRVPNVLVMNAETAQRLHIQTLADLIAYAKANPSKLNYGSGGNGSAGHLAGEMFKKEAGIFALHIPYNGGNPAQLALLSGQVDYNLDNLATAAPNIRSGKLKALAVTSAQRSSALPDIPAISETLKGFSIDTWWGLVAPAGTPKERIAELNHAFVAALQSPETKTRFANLLAEPTPTTPAAFDALMKAERAKYEVVVKATGARVD, encoded by the coding sequence ATGTTGGCTTCCAAAATTCTTTCCGCAGGCGTTGCGCTGTTGTTGGCGGCGTCGGGTGTCTGGGCGCAATCGTCCAACAAACCGATTCGCCTGATCGTTCCTTATCCGGCCGGTGGCCCGCTGGATATCACCGCGCGCGTTTTGGCGGAGATGGTCAAAGACAGCCTGGGCACGGTGGTGGTGGACAACCGCGCCGGTGCGGGCGGCAATATCGGTGCCGATGCGGTTGCCAAAGCCGCACCCGATGGCTACACCATTGGCATTGCCGCCACCGCGACCCATGCGGTGAATCCGTGGCTGTTTGCCAAGATGCCCTACAACGCCGCCACCGACTTTGCGGGCATTACCCAAATGGTGCGTGTGCCTAATGTGCTGGTCATGAATGCAGAGACCGCGCAGCGTCTGCATATCCAGACGCTGGCCGATCTGATTGCGTACGCCAAGGCGAACCCGAGCAAGCTCAACTACGGCAGTGGCGGCAATGGCAGCGCAGGCCATCTGGCCGGCGAAATGTTCAAGAAGGAAGCCGGCATCTTTGCGCTGCACATCCCGTACAACGGTGGCAACCCGGCGCAACTGGCCTTGCTGAGTGGGCAGGTGGACTACAACCTGGACAACCTGGCCACGGCCGCGCCCAACATCCGCTCCGGCAAACTCAAGGCCCTAGCGGTCACCTCCGCACAACGCAGCAGTGCGTTGCCCGACATCCCCGCCATCTCGGAAACGCTCAAAGGCTTTTCTATCGACACCTGGTGGGGACTGGTGGCACCTGCCGGTACGCCCAAAGAGCGTATTGCCGAGTTGAACCACGCCTTTGTGGCCGCGCTGCAGTCACCCGAAACCAAAACCCGCTTCGCCAATCTGCTGGCAGAGCCCACACCGACCACACCGGCTGCGTTTGACGCCCTGATGAAGGCAGAGCGCGCCAAGTACGAAGTTGTGGTGAAAGCCACGGGCGCGCGCGTGGATTAG